One genomic window of Blastopirellula retiformator includes the following:
- a CDS encoding chemotaxis protein CheA produces the protein MSDNDANNELLAGFIDESMNAIGELPALLTEFKNDSSNAEAVHSVFRTVHSIKGNAGFFGLTAIKKFAHSLENALDEVRNQKTPLTEDLCRALIEGIDSLDQMLHAVENQTHSETLSEADLKLLEQVAVLSKTKVEGGSEDSAADALLAELLEMAEEMTAAGFPESLHWAERLRGLGQVSTPEAAEQAILSPADMLANEFVIGGVEATMTVRRLIEMFIKAETEPFDDDRSTAFIEAMAELKLCARNGSETALLNAVDEAGRNFKTIYDSGIGVDSMLLSIVWEQIAPALQSRAPQPEPTPEPEVAAPPEAAAPKSPEGESADGEAAKEKGASSKKTKFLRVNEESIDNFLDDVSSLFITCERLKDIQSRMSHAAEVQELIEELRQVNISFSMQANALQKSVVSLRRVPIRGMFSKFPRMARSLASSLGKKLDVHLAGEELEVDKSLLEELDAPLTHMIRNVADHALETPEDRQARGLNEVGNLWLGAEITRTHVLITIRDDGRGIDPNRLRRKATESGAITEAHAERMSDQEAIELIFHPGLSTAEQVTEISGRGVGMDVVRTMVQDNGGEIRLESTLDVGTTFTIEIPIRQAVLVIDGLLINEGDERFVVPFDSIREVIDLPYEELKTAGGAPVVTLRGTTYAAVSLAETLAIPQPEVKKKSDRLSAVLMTSKQGDACLMVEKVVGKRKVVVNSLQDILPDVRSISGVAQLGGGELALVLSTAEIVRTLRR, from the coding sequence ATGAGTGATAACGACGCCAACAACGAACTTCTGGCAGGCTTCATCGACGAGTCGATGAACGCTATCGGGGAACTGCCGGCGCTGCTCACCGAGTTCAAAAACGACTCGAGCAACGCGGAAGCGGTTCACTCGGTGTTTCGAACTGTTCACTCGATCAAAGGCAACGCCGGTTTCTTCGGCTTGACGGCGATTAAGAAGTTCGCCCACTCGCTCGAAAACGCCCTGGACGAAGTACGCAACCAAAAAACGCCGCTCACCGAAGATCTGTGCCGGGCGTTGATCGAAGGGATCGACTCGCTCGACCAAATGCTGCATGCGGTCGAGAACCAGACGCACAGCGAAACGCTCAGCGAAGCCGATCTGAAACTGTTGGAACAGGTCGCCGTCCTCTCAAAAACCAAAGTCGAAGGTGGCAGCGAAGATTCGGCCGCCGACGCACTGCTGGCCGAACTGCTGGAAATGGCGGAGGAAATGACCGCCGCTGGATTCCCGGAGTCGCTTCACTGGGCCGAGCGACTGCGTGGGCTTGGTCAGGTGTCGACGCCCGAGGCCGCCGAGCAGGCGATCTTGTCGCCGGCTGACATGCTCGCGAACGAATTCGTGATCGGCGGCGTGGAAGCGACGATGACGGTTCGCCGACTGATCGAAATGTTCATCAAGGCCGAGACCGAGCCGTTTGACGATGATCGCTCGACCGCTTTCATCGAAGCGATGGCCGAACTGAAGCTGTGCGCTCGCAATGGCTCCGAAACGGCGCTGCTGAACGCCGTCGACGAAGCCGGCCGAAACTTCAAGACAATCTACGATAGTGGCATCGGCGTCGATTCGATGTTGCTGAGCATCGTTTGGGAGCAGATCGCGCCCGCTTTACAAAGCCGGGCGCCGCAGCCCGAACCGACGCCCGAGCCGGAAGTCGCCGCCCCGCCGGAAGCGGCCGCCCCGAAGTCGCCCGAAGGCGAGTCGGCCGATGGCGAAGCGGCCAAGGAAAAAGGCGCCAGCAGCAAGAAGACCAAGTTCCTGCGGGTCAACGAAGAGAGCATCGATAACTTCCTGGATGACGTCTCCAGTTTGTTCATCACCTGCGAACGGCTGAAAGACATCCAAAGCCGCATGTCGCACGCTGCCGAAGTGCAGGAACTGATCGAAGAGCTGCGGCAGGTCAACATCTCGTTCAGCATGCAGGCCAACGCCTTGCAGAAGAGCGTCGTCTCGCTCCGTCGCGTGCCGATTCGCGGGATGTTCTCGAAGTTTCCGCGGATGGCTCGCAGCCTGGCCAGCAGCCTGGGCAAAAAGCTGGACGTCCATCTGGCGGGCGAAGAGCTGGAAGTCGACAAGTCGCTGCTAGAAGAGCTCGACGCTCCGCTGACGCATATGATTCGTAACGTCGCGGACCATGCCTTGGAAACGCCCGAAGATCGTCAGGCTCGCGGCCTGAACGAAGTCGGCAACCTGTGGCTGGGCGCCGAGATTACCCGTACGCATGTCTTGATCACGATTCGCGACGACGGCCGCGGCATCGATCCCAATCGGCTCCGTCGCAAGGCGACCGAGAGCGGCGCGATTACCGAGGCGCACGCCGAGCGGATGTCGGATCAAGAAGCGATCGAACTGATCTTCCACCCCGGACTTTCGACCGCCGAACAGGTGACCGAAATCTCGGGACGCGGCGTCGGTATGGACGTCGTCCGGACGATGGTTCAAGACAATGGCGGTGAGATCCGGCTCGAATCGACTCTGGACGTGGGGACCACCTTCACGATCGAGATTCCGATTCGCCAAGCGGTTCTGGTGATCGACGGTCTGCTGATCAACGAAGGGGACGAACGATTCGTCGTTCCGTTCGATTCGATCCGCGAAGTGATCGACTTGCCGTACGAAGAGTTGAAAACCGCTGGCGGCGCGCCGGTGGTGACGCTGCGAGGAACGACCTACGCCGCCGTTTCGCTGGCGGAAACGCTCGCTATTCCGCAGCCGGAAGTCAAAAAGAAGAGCGATCGTCTGTCGGCGGTTTTGATGACCAGCAAACAAGGGGACGCCTGTTTGATGGTCGAAAAGGTTGTCGGCAAGCGAAAGGTGGTGGTCAACAGTCTGCAGGACATCTTGCCTGACGTCCGCTCGATCAGCGGCGTCGCCCAATTGGGCGGCGGCGAACTGGCCTTGGTGTTGTCGACGGCCGAAATCGTCCGCACGCTCCGTCGTTAA
- the xylA gene encoding xylose isomerase, producing MSAFPEVDKIQYEGPDSKNPLAYRWYNPDEVIEGKTMRDHLRFSVVYWHTFRGTGADPFGPGTAVRPWDDGSDSVENAVKRTRVAFEFIEKLGAPYYAFHDRDVAPEGASLSETNKIFDQVAAALKEEQERTGVKLLWGTCNLFSNPRYMHGAATSCNADAFAFAAAQTKKCLEITKELGGENYVFWGGREGYQNLLNTDMKRELDHLAKFFHMAVDYAKEIGFTGQFLIEPKPKEPTKHQYDFDTANCLAFLKTYDLDKHFKMNLETNHATLASHTMQHELEYAGMNGILGSIDANTGDLLLGWDTDQFPTNYYLTAEVMLSILKYGGLGSGGVNFDAKVRRESFEPLDLFYAHVGGMDAFAKGLKIAAAIRAEGEFDKFVAERYSSWASGVGAEIEAGKHDLKSLEKYMLGKGEAEANQSGRQEMLENLFNRYM from the coding sequence ATGTCTGCGTTCCCCGAAGTCGACAAGATCCAGTACGAAGGTCCTGACTCGAAAAACCCGTTGGCCTACCGCTGGTATAACCCAGACGAAGTGATCGAAGGCAAGACGATGCGCGATCACCTTCGCTTCAGCGTCGTCTACTGGCACACGTTTCGCGGAACCGGCGCCGACCCGTTTGGACCCGGCACCGCCGTTCGTCCGTGGGATGACGGCAGCGACAGCGTCGAAAACGCGGTAAAGCGCACGCGGGTCGCTTTTGAGTTCATTGAGAAGCTGGGGGCGCCGTACTACGCGTTTCATGATCGCGACGTCGCTCCGGAAGGCGCCTCGCTGAGCGAAACCAACAAGATCTTCGATCAGGTCGCCGCCGCGCTGAAGGAAGAGCAAGAGCGGACCGGCGTAAAACTGCTGTGGGGCACCTGTAACCTATTCAGCAATCCGCGGTACATGCATGGCGCGGCGACCAGCTGCAACGCCGACGCGTTCGCCTTCGCCGCCGCCCAAACCAAAAAATGCCTGGAGATCACCAAGGAGCTGGGAGGCGAGAACTATGTCTTCTGGGGCGGTCGCGAAGGTTACCAGAACCTGCTGAACACCGACATGAAGCGGGAACTCGACCACCTGGCGAAGTTCTTTCACATGGCGGTCGACTACGCCAAGGAAATTGGCTTCACGGGGCAATTCTTGATCGAGCCGAAGCCGAAAGAGCCGACCAAGCATCAGTACGATTTCGACACCGCCAACTGCCTGGCGTTCTTGAAGACGTACGATCTCGACAAGCACTTCAAGATGAACCTGGAAACCAACCACGCGACGCTCGCCTCGCATACGATGCAGCACGAGTTGGAATACGCCGGCATGAACGGCATCCTCGGTTCGATCGACGCCAACACCGGCGACCTGCTGTTGGGCTGGGACACCGACCAGTTCCCGACCAACTACTACCTGACCGCCGAAGTGATGCTGTCGATCCTGAAGTACGGCGGCCTCGGCAGCGGCGGCGTCAACTTTGACGCCAAGGTTCGCCGAGAAAGCTTTGAGCCGCTCGACCTGTTCTACGCCCACGTCGGCGGAATGGACGCGTTCGCCAAGGGCTTGAAAATCGCCGCCGCGATCCGAGCCGAGGGGGAATTCGACAAGTTCGTCGCCGAGCGCTACAGCAGTTGGGCAAGCGGCGTCGGCGCCGAAATCGAAGCCGGCAAGCATGATCTCAAGTCGCTGGAGAAATACATGCTGGGCAAGGGAGAGGCCGAGGCGAATCAAAGTGGTCGCCAAGAGATGCTCGAAAACCTCTTCAATCGCTACATGTAA
- a CDS encoding SDR family NAD(P)-dependent oxidoreductase, whose amino-acid sequence MPYWNEKVALVTGASRGLGLAIARQLVRQGATVVLVAREEAALSAAAEELTSLPGQAIPLTADVTSDEDVKRLEREIESRFGGIDLLVNNVGVSSRGKLLETQLADFRHQWELNVMTAIRCVQAFAPLLTGRQGHIVNIGSLASKQAARFIGPYATTKFALAGFTQQLRLELADDGVHVMLVCPGPIAREDAGNRYDHQMDNLPAEARKPGAGVKLKALDPDRLASSILQSCEQRKQDLILPWKARILFAVAQISPRLGDWLQAKFSSRRRGE is encoded by the coding sequence ATGCCGTATTGGAATGAAAAAGTCGCCCTGGTCACCGGCGCATCGCGTGGTTTAGGCCTGGCGATCGCCCGTCAGCTTGTCCGCCAGGGAGCGACCGTCGTTCTGGTCGCGCGTGAGGAAGCGGCGCTGTCGGCCGCCGCCGAAGAGCTAACGTCGCTGCCCGGCCAGGCGATCCCGCTGACGGCCGACGTTACCTCGGACGAGGACGTCAAACGTCTCGAACGGGAAATCGAGTCGCGGTTTGGCGGAATCGATCTGCTGGTCAACAATGTTGGCGTCTCATCCCGCGGCAAGTTGCTCGAAACCCAACTGGCCGATTTTCGCCACCAATGGGAACTGAACGTGATGACGGCGATTCGTTGCGTTCAGGCGTTCGCCCCGCTGCTGACTGGTCGCCAGGGGCATATCGTCAATATCGGCTCGCTCGCCTCGAAACAGGCCGCTCGCTTTATCGGCCCTTACGCCACCACCAAGTTCGCTCTGGCCGGGTTTACGCAACAGCTGCGTTTAGAACTGGCCGACGATGGGGTTCACGTGATGCTGGTCTGCCCCGGCCCGATCGCTCGCGAGGACGCCGGCAACCGCTATGACCACCAGATGGACAATCTGCCCGCGGAAGCGCGGAAGCCCGGCGCTGGGGTGAAACTGAAGGCGCTCGATCCCGACAGGTTGGCAAGTTCGATCCTGCAAAGTTGTGAGCAACGTAAACAAGATCTCATCCTCCCTTGGAAAGCGCGGATTCTGTTTGCCGTCGCCCAGATTTCTCCACGCCTAGGAGACTGGTTGCAGGCCAAATTCTCGTCTCGGCGTCGCGGTGAGTAA
- a CDS encoding Gfo/Idh/MocA family protein, whose protein sequence is MSNSSRRDFLKQSAIATAGASVPYFLTSSPVIADEQKADAANDRPLVGCIGTGSRWNAVGPNAMKLGDVVAVCDVDADHADKARQRCEAEMKKQGRERKVDVYEDYRKILDRNDVEIVTIVTPDHWHSKIAIEAMKAGKDVYCEKPLTLTIDEGKKICKVAKETGRVFQVGTQQRSEMGQLFLKAIALINEGRIGDIQKVHVAIGGSPTSGPIPIAEVPKQLNWEKWLGQAPLVDYRFKPGGGWGNSRCHYEFRWWFEYSGGKMTDWGAHHVDIAQWGLDQQGVGGPLSLEPIMAKFPTPFEDGMPTQDDRYNTPTEFHVKATFPRDIEVVIRNECNDLGFGNGVMFEGTKGRFMVNRGKLVGAPVEEFKTNPLPEDAIQKVYKGSTPARGNAHMTNFFECVKSRKEPISDVYSHHRAMTTCHLANIALRFDRTVKWDEKSEQIVGDEQANGWLAREARKGYEVTA, encoded by the coding sequence TTTCTGACCAGCAGTCCGGTCATCGCCGACGAACAAAAAGCGGACGCGGCCAATGATCGGCCGCTGGTTGGTTGCATCGGAACTGGCTCGCGGTGGAATGCTGTGGGCCCCAACGCGATGAAGTTGGGCGACGTCGTCGCTGTCTGCGATGTCGACGCCGATCACGCCGACAAAGCTCGTCAGCGGTGCGAAGCCGAAATGAAGAAGCAGGGGCGCGAGCGGAAAGTCGACGTCTACGAAGACTACCGCAAGATCCTCGATCGCAACGATGTCGAGATTGTGACGATCGTGACGCCCGACCACTGGCACTCAAAAATCGCGATCGAAGCGATGAAGGCCGGGAAGGACGTCTACTGCGAAAAACCGCTGACGCTGACGATCGACGAAGGCAAAAAGATCTGCAAGGTCGCCAAAGAGACCGGCCGCGTCTTCCAGGTTGGCACCCAACAGCGCAGCGAAATGGGGCAGCTTTTCCTGAAGGCGATCGCCCTGATCAATGAGGGCCGCATTGGCGACATCCAAAAAGTGCATGTCGCCATCGGCGGCTCGCCCACCAGCGGTCCGATTCCGATCGCCGAAGTTCCCAAACAGCTCAACTGGGAAAAATGGCTGGGCCAAGCTCCGCTGGTCGACTATCGCTTTAAGCCGGGCGGAGGCTGGGGCAACTCGCGTTGCCACTACGAATTTCGCTGGTGGTTTGAATACTCTGGCGGCAAGATGACCGACTGGGGGGCCCATCATGTCGACATCGCCCAGTGGGGTCTCGATCAACAAGGCGTCGGCGGTCCGCTCAGCCTAGAGCCGATCATGGCGAAGTTCCCGACCCCGTTCGAGGACGGCATGCCGACGCAGGACGATCGTTACAACACGCCGACCGAATTTCACGTCAAAGCGACCTTCCCCCGCGATATCGAAGTCGTCATTCGCAACGAGTGCAACGATCTCGGGTTTGGCAACGGTGTGATGTTCGAGGGAACCAAGGGCCGCTTCATGGTTAACCGCGGCAAGCTGGTCGGCGCCCCGGTCGAAGAGTTCAAGACGAACCCGCTGCCGGAAGATGCGATACAGAAGGTCTACAAGGGATCGACCCCAGCCCGGGGCAACGCCCACATGACGAACTTCTTTGAATGCGTCAAATCGCGGAAAGAGCCAATCTCCGACGTCTACTCGCACCATCGCGCCATGACGACCTGTCATCTGGCCAACATCGCGCTGCGGTTCGACCGGACGGTGAAGTGGGACGAAAAATCGGAGCAAATTGTAGGAGACGAGCAAGCCAACGGCTGGTTGGCTCGCGAAGCCCGCAAGGGATACGAAGTCACTGCGTAG